In the Betaproteobacteria bacterium genome, GACCGTACGCGTGATCGATGCGAGCACCGCGCACCGGGTGTTGCCGGACTGGGCATTCGGCTTTCCGGAAATGACCGCCAAGCAGGAACAACTCATCAAGCAATCACACCGCGTTGCCAATCCTGGCTGCTGGTCGACTTGCTTTATCGCACTGGTGCGCCCGCTGGTCGATGCCGGGCTGCTGCCGGCTGATTTTGCAGGTACAACTTGGGGCATTTCGGGTTACTCGGGCGGCGGCCGGCAGATGGTGGAAGCGTTCGAGAGCGGCACCACCAAAACAACATTTTTCACCTACGGCCTCAAATTAACCCACAAGCATCTGCCGGAAATGCAGCTGTATTCCGGGTTGACGCGCGCGCCGCTTTTTACACCCTCGGTGGGCGCCTTTCGACAGGGCATGCTGGTGCATGTGCCGATCCAGTTGTGGTCGTTGGCCAAACCGGTGTCGGCCCGGCAGTTGCACGAATGTCTCGCCGCGCATTACGCCGGCAAACCGCATGTTGACGTCAAGCCGTTCGGCGGCGAACCACCCGGCGAACTCAATCCCGAAGCGCTCAACGGCACCAATCAGATGGAACTGTTCGTGTTTGAGAATGCCGGGAATGAACAGGCGGTCCTGGTGGCGCGGCTGGACAATCTCGGCAAGGGTGCGGGGCGCGCGGCATTGCAGAATGCGGCGTTGATGCTGGGGTTAGTACAGTAAATCGTAGATCGCCATATGTCGCGCCTTTCCGGGCGCAAATATCCTGAAAACCGCACCAGTACTAGTGTTTACCTGTTTGAGTAAACATCCGGATCGTGTTTTTCCATCCAGCGTTCCGGCGCTTTCAGCAGCGTGAATCCGAATTGCGCATACAGCCCATGCGCATCCGACGTCGCAAGCACCCATCGCCGCAACCCCTGCAATTCCGGGTGACTACCGATGCATTCCATCAGCCGCTTCGACAATCCCTTGCCGCGGTGCGCGGGCAACACAAACACGTCACCGAGATACGCGACCGTTGCCCGATCGCTGGTTACTCGCGCAAAACCTGCCAGTTCATCATCGCGCAGGATGGCAAAACACAATGAACCCCGCATGGAGCGCTCGACCACGTCGCGTGGAATGTTGCGGGCCCAGTAAGATTTTTCACTGAGGAAGCGGTGCACCGCATTCAGGTCCATACGCTCGCGATCGGTGGTGATTTCGTAGCCGTTACGTGTCCACGACAGCGATTCGGACATCATTTCAATCGGCTTATTTTGCCAACTCCGCGCTGCGCCGGATGTGACGCACCGCTTCGTCGCGCTTGCCCATCTGCTCCATCAGGCGCGCCAGCGTCATGTGCGCATCCAGC is a window encoding:
- the argC gene encoding N-acetyl-gamma-glutamyl-phosphate reductase, whose protein sequence is MSTPKIFIDGEHGTTGLLIRDLLRERKDIELVSIAPDKRKDQAERKRLLNAVDLAILCLPDDAARESVSMIDNPTVRVIDASTAHRVLPDWAFGFPEMTAKQEQLIKQSHRVANPGCWSTCFIALVRPLVDAGLLPADFAGTTWGISGYSGGGRQMVEAFESGTTKTTFFTYGLKLTHKHLPEMQLYSGLTRAPLFTPSVGAFRQGMLVHVPIQLWSLAKPVSARQLHECLAAHYAGKPHVDVKPFGGEPPGELNPEALNGTNQMELFVFENAGNEQAVLVARLDNLGKGAGRAALQNAALMLGLVQ
- a CDS encoding GNAT family N-acetyltransferase; translated protein: MSESLSWTRNGYEITTDRERMDLNAVHRFLSEKSYWARNIPRDVVERSMRGSLCFAILRDDELAGFARVTSDRATVAYLGDVFVLPAHRGKGLSKRLMECIGSHPELQGLRRWVLATSDAHGLYAQFGFTLLKAPERWMEKHDPDVYSNR